A window from Argopecten irradians isolate NY chromosome 3, Ai_NY, whole genome shotgun sequence encodes these proteins:
- the LOC138318862 gene encoding LOW QUALITY PROTEIN: protein mab-21-like 3 (The sequence of the model RefSeq protein was modified relative to this genomic sequence to represent the inferred CDS: substituted 1 base at 1 genomic stop codon), whose amino-acid sequence MDNHTLNRYFDENVKMKREETKRNVEEVLPLVEEILRYVHSMDKRFLIQPLKVGSYNTHLKVEKADEFDYNVIVDVGTEKIIXIHDGKPRYYDFNGLESRMASRDAQAKAYALPSPPVGQIFMDIGSRQKQQWVDAGLEDRMASMTFDTDIVPIKVKRRFKSLVDEAINQPKYRNMITTNKLSSSPATTLSVKFSNISYPIIIDLCPMVECNLEFRPELNWPRQSQWPSQKKKSDIKNIGVNAISKEPFYLMLSFAACEKELLEGIDIGGTCRRKSQRIMKRLKNDVWCPPGLQKGLTSYHLKNVLFWECEDHPYDTEWQQEHLATRVKSMTYRLLGYLQRGNLPLYFHTGVNLLSGKGEGALQKVAKNIKSFLDKPEDYM is encoded by the exons ATGGATAATCATACCCTCAATCGTTACTTCGATGAAAATGTAAAGATGAAGAGAGAGGAGACTAAAAGGAACGTAGAGGAAGTGCTACCTCTTGTTGAGGAAATTCTGAGATACGTTCACTCAATGGACAAACGTTTTCTGATACAACCACTCAAGGTGGGTAGTTATAACACGCACCTGAAAGTGGAAAAAGCAGATGAATTTGACTACAACGTCATCGTTGATGTCGGTACCGAGAAGATAATATGAATACATGATGGGAAACCAAGGTATTATGATTTTA ATGGTCTTGAGAGCAGGATGGCAAGTAGGGACGCACAAGCAAAGGCATATGCACTACCCAGCCCACCTGTCGGGCAGATTTTTATGGATATTGGTTCTCGTCAGAAACAACAGTGGGTGGATGCTGGTCTTGAGGACAGGATGGCAAGTATGACATTTGATACGGATATAGTTCCAATCAAAGTCAAGAGAAGATTCAAATCTCTTGTCGACGAAGCGATAAACCAGCCAAAGTATAGAAACATGATAACAACTAACAAATTATCGAGTTCTCCGGCCACCACACTTTCCGTAAAGTTCTCGAACATTTCCTATCCGATCATCATTGATCTGTGTCCGATGGTCGAATGTAATCTCGAATTCAGACCCGAATTAAACTGGCCTAGACAAAGTCAATGGCCATCACAGAAGAAGAAGTCAGATATAAAGAATATCGGTGTGAATGCCATATCAAAAGAACCATTCTACTTGATGCTTTCTTTTGCTGCCTGCGAAAAGGAGCTTCTGGAAGGAATCGATATCGGCGGCACCTGCAGAAGGAAAAGCCAGCGGATCATGAAACGGCTGAAAAACGACGTGTGGTGTCCACCTGGTTTACAAAAAGGTCTGACGTCATACCATCTGAAGAACGTTCTGTTCTGGGAGTGTGAGGACCATCCGTATGACACGGAATGGCAGCAAGAACACCTAGCAACCCGCGTGAAGTCCATGACCTATCGTCTGCTGGGCTACCTCCAGAGGGGGAACCTTCCACTGTACTTCCATACCGGGGTCAATCTGCTTTCCGGCAAGGGTGAGGGCGCCTTACAGAAGGTAGCGAAAAATATCAAGTCGTTCCTTGATAAGCCAGAAGATTACATGTAG